One Ornithinicoccus hortensis genomic window, AGAACGACGTCAAGACCGCCCGCCCGGCCATCGAGCAGCAGAACGCGACGGTCGACCAGCTCAAGAGCGGCCTGACCACGATGAAGACCAAGCTCGAGGAGCTGAAGTCCAAGCGGGGCACCCTGGTCGCCCGCGCCCGCAGCGCCGAGGCGCAGACCAAGGTGCAGGACGCGATGAGCGCCATCGACGTGATGGACCCGACCAGCGAGCTGTCCCGGTTCGAGGAGAAGATCCGCCGCGACGAGGCCCTCGTGCAGGGTCGCGCCGAGGCGCAGGCCACCCGGCTGGAGGACGCCTTCGACGAGCTGGAGAGCAGCGACGACGACGCCGAGATCGAGGCCCGGCTCGCCGCGCTGAAGAACCAGGGCTGAGCAGGCA contains:
- a CDS encoding PspA/IM30 family protein, giving the protein MTQKQTILGRISQLAKANINSILDRAEDPEKMLDQLVRDYTNSIAEAEEAVAQTIANVRMAEADLKTDEDAAQEWGRKAAAASAKAEEMAAAGDTAGADKWNNLAKVALGRQIGFENDVKTARPAIEQQNATVDQLKSGLTTMKTKLEELKSKRGTLVARARSAEAQTKVQDAMSAIDVMDPTSELSRFEEKIRRDEALVQGRAEAQATRLEDAFDELESSDDDAEIEARLAALKNQG